A section of the Thunnus albacares chromosome 6, fThuAlb1.1, whole genome shotgun sequence genome encodes:
- the sept4b gene encoding septin 4b isoform X1, whose product MADSPGVLLLSLPDVTPLPPPPPPLLFFAPLKPLHMPAPFRLEIAECTVAPVAMEDSDHEVHSSSDEQDSCPPPTNNSTDHDAEQHSSQSDDSEVENIMQDPHHHGGHDHHHDHTPHHHHSHEPHDADREAEGEDRPHTPSYLRPPVAGRAQSDSGSDPSLPQSRSVEFDLSFPVSPSRPRSPWGRFDPYDNSEDQDKEYVGFATLPNQVHRKSVKKGFDFTLMVAGESGLGKSTLVNSLFLTDLYKDRKLLNAEERITQTVEITKHTVDIEEKGVKLKLTIVDTPGFGDAVNNTECWKSVADYIDQQFEQYFRDESGLNRKNIQDNRVHCCLYFISPFGHGLRPLDVEFMKALHEKVNIVPILAKADTLTPSEVKKKKIKIREEIDQYGIKIYQFPDCDSDEDEDFKQQDHELKESIPFAVIGSNTVVEAKGKRVRGRLYPWGIVEVENSAHCDFVKLRNMLVRTHMQDLKDVTRETHYENYRAQCIQSMTRMVVKERNRNKLTRESGTDFPIPMVPDVTDSETEKLIREKDEELRRMQEMLQRIQDQMHTQKDAY is encoded by the exons ATGGCGGACTCTCCGGGTGTCCTGCTCCTTTCTCTTCCTGACGTGAcccccctacccccccccccccccccccttctgtTCTTTGCCCCACTAAAACCTCTCCACATGCCTGCTCCCTTCCGGTTGGAGATTGCAGAGTGCACTGTAGCCCCAGTTGCAATGGAGGACAGTGACCATGAGGTTCACTCTTCATCAGATGAGCAGGACTCCTGCCCTCCCCCCACTAATAACAGCACGGACCATGATGCTGAACAG CATTCAAGCCAATCAGACGACTCAGAGGTGGAGAACATTATGCAAGACCCTCACCACCATGGAGGGCATGACCACCACCATGACCACACGCCGCACCACCATCATAGCCATGAGCCTCATGATGCAGACAGGGAAGCTGAGGGCGAAGACCGCCCCCACACCCCTTCTTATCTGCGCCCCCCTGTGGCGGGCAGGGCACAGTCGGATTCAGGTTCAGACCCCAGTTTGCCGCAGAGCAGAAGTGTGGAGTTTGACTTGTCGTTCCCCGTCAGTCCCTCCAGGCCCAGAAGCCCCTGGGGTCGATTTGACCCTTACGACAATAGTGAG GACCAGGACAAGGAGTATGTAGGTTTTGCAACACTGCCAAACCAAGTGCACCGCAAGTCAGTCAAGAAGGGATTTGACTTCACCCTCATGGTGGCAG GGGAGTCTGGCCTGGGAAAGTCCACCCTGGTCAACAGTCTCTTTCTCACAGATCTTTACAAAGATAGGAAGCTGCTCAATGCTGAAG AGCGAATCACGCAAACAGTAGaaatcaccaaacacacagTGGATATAGAAGAGAAAGGTGTCAAACTGAAGCTCACTATTGTGGACACCCCTGGCTTCGGGGATGCTGTAAACAACACTGAATG CTGGAAGTCAGTGGCCGACTACATCGACCAGCAGTTTGAGCAGTATTTCAGGGACGAGAGCGGCCTCAACCGCAAGAACATCCAGGACAACCGTGTGCACTGCTGCCTCTATTTCATCTCACCCTTCGGTCACGG CCTTCGGCCTCTGGATGTTGAATTTATGAAAGCTTTGCATGAGAAGGTCAACATCGTCCCCATCTTGGCCAAAGCAGACACACTCACCCCAAGTGAggtcaagaaaaagaaaatcaag ATCAGAGAGGAGATTGATCAGTATGGTATCAAGATATACCAGTTCCCTGACTGTGACTCTGATGAGGACGAAGACTTTAAGCAGCAGGACCACGAGCTGAAG GAAAGCATTCCTTTTGCAGTAATTGGCAGCAACACGGTGGTGGAGGCCAAAGGGAAGAGGGTGCGAGGCCGTCTGTACCCCTGGGGCATCGTAGAAG TGGAGAACTCGGCGCACTGTGACTTTGTGAAACTGAGGAACATGCTTGTTCGCACGCACATGCAAGATCTGAAGGACGTGACCCGGGAGACCCACTACGAGAACTACAGAGCTCAGTGCATCCAGAGCATGACCCGCATGGTTGTGAAGGAACGCAACCGCAA